A single window of Ferrimonas balearica DSM 9799 DNA harbors:
- the lpxM gene encoding lauroyl-Kdo(2)-lipid IV(A) myristoyltransferase (LpxM is lauroyl-Kdo(2)-lipid IV(A) myristoyltransferase, an enzyme characterized in Escherichia coli and involved in biosynthesis of the form of lipid A found in that species and some closely related species.) produces the protein MTQGSNSETQHRPQFQWRFLAPRYWGVWLAVLVAGVFAFVPYRLRDRIAASIGKLGPRLTKRGYRNAQVNLQLCFPDWDNDQRHRVIVEMYQRAAQVLLSYSCLLLRSPEFLERRVRLVGEEHLLPLLEAGKPVILMVPHTWAIEFPGLLLAKRGYPMTTMMNPDKNPLVDWLMCRLRARYGGKLFARKDGIKQFLNAIRDGHSAYYLPDQDHGMAKSEYVPFFATHKATLPGLGRMTESTGAVVVPMLATYDPATGYYEGHIRPPLWDLPSGDREYDARRMNEEIEVLLTSRPEQYMWNLKLLKSRPEGEPDPYRAYELQQR, from the coding sequence GTGACTCAAGGCAGTAATTCTGAGACTCAGCACCGACCCCAATTCCAGTGGCGTTTCCTGGCCCCTCGTTATTGGGGCGTCTGGCTGGCCGTATTGGTGGCTGGCGTCTTTGCCTTTGTGCCCTATCGTCTGCGTGACCGGATTGCGGCCAGCATCGGCAAGCTGGGCCCGCGGTTGACCAAACGCGGTTACCGCAATGCTCAGGTGAACCTGCAGCTCTGCTTCCCGGACTGGGACAATGACCAGCGCCACCGGGTGATTGTGGAGATGTATCAGCGGGCCGCCCAGGTGCTGTTGTCGTACTCCTGTTTGCTGCTGCGCAGCCCCGAATTTCTGGAGCGCCGGGTACGGCTGGTGGGTGAAGAACACCTGTTGCCGCTGCTGGAAGCCGGCAAGCCGGTGATCCTGATGGTGCCGCACACCTGGGCCATCGAGTTTCCCGGGTTGCTGCTGGCCAAACGCGGCTACCCGATGACCACCATGATGAACCCCGATAAGAACCCGCTGGTGGACTGGCTGATGTGCCGTCTGCGGGCGCGTTACGGTGGCAAACTGTTTGCCCGCAAAGACGGCATCAAGCAGTTCCTGAACGCCATCCGCGACGGTCACAGTGCCTATTACCTGCCGGACCAGGACCACGGTATGGCCAAAAGCGAGTACGTGCCGTTTTTCGCCACCCATAAAGCCACGCTGCCGGGACTGGGGCGGATGACCGAATCCACTGGCGCCGTGGTGGTGCCGATGCTGGCGACGTATGACCCGGCCACCGGCTACTACGAAGGCCATATCCGTCCACCGTTGTGGGATCTGCCCTCCGGTGACCGGGAGTACGATGCCCGCCGGATGAATGAAGAGATTGAGGTGTTGCTGACCTCCCGCCCGGAACAGTACATGTGGAACCTCAAACTGCTCAAAAGTCGGCCGGAAGGTGAGCCCGATCCCTACCGGGCTTACGAGCTGCAGCAGCGCTGA
- a CDS encoding OsmC family protein: MADKQYRITSSMTHGWKVTADVRGHKMVIDQPSATDEGANPLETFLFSLAGCLSAIAKMAARDEGITLRGIEIDVTGVLNPAGLAGKPSEDPVGFKSIDATARIDADLSDEEKAAFFGRVCHRCPIHDNLLRPTVVTHSA, from the coding sequence ATGGCAGACAAGCAGTACCGCATCACCAGTTCCATGACCCATGGCTGGAAAGTGACCGCCGACGTGCGTGGCCACAAAATGGTGATTGATCAACCCAGCGCCACCGATGAGGGCGCGAACCCGCTGGAAACCTTCTTGTTCTCACTGGCCGGCTGTTTGTCTGCCATTGCCAAGATGGCGGCCCGCGATGAAGGCATTACCCTGCGCGGTATCGAAATCGACGTGACCGGCGTGCTCAACCCGGCCGGTCTGGCGGGGAAACCCAGCGAAGATCCGGTTGGCTTTAAGAGCATCGACGCCACCGCGCGCATCGACGCTGACCTGTCTGACGAGGAGAAGGCGGCATTTTTTGGTCGGGTGTGCCATCGTTGCCCCATCCACGATAATTTGTTGCGCCCCACGGTGGTGACCCACAGCGCTTGA
- a CDS encoding nucleotide triphosphate diphosphatase NUDT15: MNQPRVGIGIIVRRADGKILIGKRTGAHAPYWSIPGGHLELGESFEAAAIREIEEETGLRIADPQVIAVTNNLRTFREEGKHYVSVCLLAHHQGEEPVNREPDKCEGWVWVDPNDLPHPHFDASEQSVACYLANQIYLGAS, encoded by the coding sequence ATGAATCAGCCTCGTGTCGGGATTGGCATTATCGTCCGCCGTGCCGACGGTAAGATCCTGATAGGTAAACGTACTGGCGCTCACGCGCCCTACTGGTCCATTCCCGGTGGCCACCTTGAGCTGGGGGAATCCTTTGAAGCCGCTGCCATCCGGGAGATTGAGGAGGAGACCGGACTGCGCATCGCTGACCCGCAAGTGATCGCCGTCACCAATAACCTGCGTACCTTCCGTGAAGAGGGCAAACACTACGTGTCCGTTTGCCTGTTGGCGCACCATCAAGGTGAAGAACCGGTCAATCGTGAGCCAGACAAGTGCGAAGGCTGGGTTTGGGTGGACCCAAATGACCTGCCCCACCCGCACTTTGATGCCAGCGAACAATCGGTCGCCTGCTATCTGGCCAACCAGATCTACCTCGGCGCAAGCTGA
- a CDS encoding alpha/beta fold hydrolase encodes MSQALLHHKIYRHPEPRDWVVLVHGAGGSSNIWFRQLKAYRAQFNVLLLDLRGHGASKEIVKHLIEGKYCFRSVTRDVLQLLDHLRIRHAHFVGISLGTIVIRTLAELEPHRVKTMVLGGAVTRLNRFSQVLVKVGNALKNVVPYMWLYRLFAWIIMPKKAQAPSRHLFIREAHRLCQKEFKRWFRLAAEVNPLMRYFKEKELSIPTLYIMGDNDHMFLKPVKEMAHAHRHSNLAVIEDCGHVCNVEKAEDFNSLSLAFLTEHSEFSALATRRSA; translated from the coding sequence TTGAGCCAGGCTCTGCTGCATCACAAAATCTACCGCCACCCGGAGCCTCGTGACTGGGTGGTGCTGGTGCATGGTGCCGGTGGCAGTTCCAACATCTGGTTCCGCCAGCTCAAGGCCTATCGGGCGCAATTCAATGTGCTGTTGCTGGACCTGCGTGGCCACGGCGCCAGTAAGGAGATCGTCAAACACCTGATCGAGGGCAAGTACTGCTTCCGTTCAGTCACCCGGGACGTGCTGCAGCTGCTGGATCACTTACGCATCCGCCACGCCCATTTCGTCGGGATCTCTCTGGGCACCATCGTGATCCGCACTCTGGCGGAGCTGGAACCGCATCGGGTTAAAACCATGGTGCTGGGCGGGGCCGTGACCCGCCTGAACCGGTTCTCCCAGGTGCTGGTGAAAGTGGGTAACGCGCTGAAAAACGTGGTGCCCTATATGTGGCTGTACCGCCTGTTTGCCTGGATCATCATGCCCAAGAAGGCCCAGGCGCCCTCCCGCCACCTGTTTATCCGCGAGGCGCATCGCCTGTGCCAGAAGGAGTTTAAGCGTTGGTTCCGGCTCGCCGCCGAGGTCAACCCGCTGATGCGCTACTTCAAGGAGAAAGAGCTGAGCATCCCTACCCTCTACATCATGGGGGACAATGACCACATGTTCCTCAAGCCGGTTAAGGAGATGGCCCACGCCCACCGCCATTCCAACCTGGCAGTCATTGAGGATTGCGGCCATGTCTGCAATGTGGAGAAGGCGGAAGACTTTAACTCTCTCTCTCTGGCGTTCCTCACCGAGCACAGCGAGTTCAGTGCATTGGCAACGCGACGGAGCGCTTAA
- a CDS encoding TraR/DksA family transcriptional regulator, which yields MAVLTEAQLAELKARLLQREADSQRQMDELVASLKSRPPCFADAAERADYRRRQGLAERQIQQLQTRLGQIARARARMTRGEYGVCERSGQPIPLARLMAMPEVTTVTKDSED from the coding sequence GTGGCAGTGCTGACTGAGGCGCAGTTAGCCGAATTGAAAGCGCGTCTGCTACAGCGCGAAGCGGACAGTCAACGGCAGATGGATGAGTTGGTAGCCAGCCTCAAGAGCCGTCCCCCCTGTTTTGCCGACGCCGCGGAGCGTGCGGACTATCGCCGACGTCAGGGGTTGGCGGAGCGTCAGATACAGCAGTTGCAGACGCGTCTGGGACAGATCGCACGAGCACGGGCCCGGATGACGCGGGGTGAGTATGGGGTGTGTGAACGCAGTGGCCAGCCGATTCCACTGGCGCGACTGATGGCAATGCCGGAGGTGACCACCGTCACCAAGGACTCAGAGGATTAA
- a CDS encoding GFA family protein, whose translation MKLSCHCGNVSLQAPEPEQVAICNCSICRRYAACWAYYDPETVQIRVERRATAFYQWGDHMVEFHRCPECGCVTHYRTNERCDRAVTAINMRLAEPEWLATVPVRHIDGASY comes from the coding sequence ATGAAGCTGAGCTGCCATTGCGGCAATGTCAGCCTGCAGGCACCGGAACCGGAGCAGGTGGCGATCTGCAACTGCTCCATCTGTCGGCGCTATGCGGCCTGCTGGGCCTACTACGATCCGGAAACCGTACAGATCCGCGTTGAGCGAAGGGCCACAGCGTTTTATCAGTGGGGAGACCATATGGTCGAGTTTCACCGCTGTCCGGAGTGCGGTTGTGTCACGCACTATCGCACCAACGAACGCTGCGACAGGGCGGTAACGGCCATCAATATGCGATTGGCGGAACCAGAGTGGTTGGCCACAGTGCCGGTACGGCATATCGATGGAGCAAGCTATTGA
- a CDS encoding M15 family metallopeptidase produces MRRWGSLGIVWLATSAHAEPTLVPLADVAPKVVQEMRYRGSDNFLGRTVVGYEQGQCLLTPPAAQALARVQQRAEAFGLGLKVYDCYRPQRSVDDFVDWAGDLADTRMKDQYYPQVPKSELFAQGYIAARSGHSRGSTVDLTLVSATARQQPMSTTGGDCRRAPQEGGRYPSLPMGSGYDCFDAVSHTRHPHLDEAARHNRLLLLLLMESEGFSNYDKEWWHFTLDDEPYPDRYFDLPLSGPVSLEVP; encoded by the coding sequence ATGAGGAGATGGGGCTCGCTGGGGATAGTGTGGCTTGCCACGTCGGCCCACGCCGAGCCCACTCTGGTGCCGCTGGCGGACGTGGCGCCCAAGGTGGTGCAGGAGATGCGTTACCGGGGCAGCGACAACTTCCTGGGCCGCACCGTAGTCGGGTATGAACAGGGACAATGCCTGCTCACGCCCCCGGCAGCGCAGGCACTGGCGCGGGTTCAGCAGCGTGCGGAGGCGTTTGGCCTGGGGCTGAAAGTGTATGACTGTTACCGGCCGCAACGGTCGGTGGACGACTTTGTTGATTGGGCCGGTGATCTGGCCGACACCCGGATGAAGGATCAGTACTATCCGCAGGTGCCCAAGTCCGAACTGTTTGCGCAGGGCTATATTGCTGCCCGTTCCGGCCACAGCCGTGGCAGCACTGTCGACCTTACTCTGGTGTCGGCCACAGCGCGCCAGCAGCCCATGTCGACCACCGGCGGGGATTGCCGGCGGGCACCGCAAGAGGGGGGCCGCTATCCCTCGCTGCCGATGGGCAGCGGTTATGACTGTTTCGACGCGGTGTCCCACACCCGTCACCCGCATCTGGACGAGGCCGCCCGGCACAACCGGTTATTGCTGCTGTTGTTGATGGAGAGTGAAGGGTTCAGCAACTACGACAAAGAGTGGTGGCACTTTACCCTCGATGATGAGCCCTATCCGGATCGCTATTTTGACCTGCCCCTGTCCGGTCCGGTCAGCCTGGAGGTGCCATGA
- a CDS encoding GNAT family N-acetyltransferase, with translation MSLQLRSLTPSDDAGLAAIIRQVLTEYGANRPGFAWADPELDRLSQVYSHPNHHYLVALWQGELVGGAGFAPFPCEHDRVCELQKMYLLPEARGKGIGRALLDALISSASAAGYRHCYLETFGPMSQAQGLYLSRGFEPLSAPWGESGHNACDRWYARRLELAR, from the coding sequence GTGTCCCTGCAACTGCGCTCTTTAACCCCGTCTGATGACGCCGGGCTGGCCGCCATTATCCGCCAGGTGCTGACCGAATACGGTGCCAACCGGCCCGGTTTTGCCTGGGCCGACCCCGAACTGGACCGGCTGAGCCAGGTCTATTCCCATCCTAACCACCACTATCTGGTTGCCCTTTGGCAGGGTGAGCTGGTGGGTGGAGCCGGCTTTGCCCCATTTCCTTGTGAACATGACCGGGTGTGCGAACTGCAAAAGATGTACCTGCTGCCCGAGGCCCGCGGCAAAGGGATAGGTCGGGCTCTGTTGGATGCGCTGATCAGCTCTGCGTCAGCCGCAGGCTATCGCCACTGCTACCTGGAAACCTTTGGCCCGATGAGTCAGGCGCAAGGGCTCTACCTGAGCCGGGGGTTCGAACCGCTGAGCGCCCCCTGGGGCGAGAGCGGACATAACGCCTGTGACCGCTGGTACGCCCGGCGGCTGGAGCTGGCACGATGA
- a CDS encoding class D sortase, with the protein MCYWLEKFSLWLGLLLLTAFALSRWHAHWGYQQAMAQFEPVRLNAASLPLQSAPQSAPEPVLPSTSPREPASVSPLPLSSDVPAAQPALPLPPEPEPLYLPQPLASLDQEAAPVRPEASLWSDSRRASYQAASDHTGAPVALLEIPAIALTVPVFNGTEEWQLNKGVGRVNNGAGLDGAGNLALAGHRDGFFRRLGELAPGDALWVTDAQGERRQFLVNHSVIVEPNEVWVLAPSAPSELTLITCYPFYFLGSAPQRYIVKAVRSAAPQP; encoded by the coding sequence ATGTGTTACTGGCTTGAGAAATTCAGCTTATGGCTGGGGCTGTTATTGCTGACGGCCTTTGCGTTAAGCCGCTGGCATGCCCATTGGGGCTATCAGCAGGCGATGGCGCAGTTTGAACCGGTCCGCCTGAATGCCGCCAGTTTGCCGCTGCAATCCGCCCCGCAGTCCGCTCCTGAGCCCGTGTTGCCCTCCACTTCCCCGCGGGAACCCGCCTCTGTTTCGCCGTTGCCGCTGTCCAGCGATGTCCCGGCGGCGCAACCCGCGTTACCACTGCCGCCTGAACCCGAGCCCCTCTATCTGCCTCAGCCCCTGGCGTCGCTGGATCAAGAAGCCGCCCCAGTGCGCCCGGAAGCCAGCCTTTGGTCGGACAGTCGCCGGGCCAGTTATCAGGCGGCCTCTGACCATACCGGTGCGCCCGTCGCGCTGCTGGAGATCCCGGCCATCGCGCTGACGGTGCCGGTGTTTAACGGCACCGAAGAGTGGCAGCTCAATAAGGGGGTTGGCCGGGTTAACAACGGTGCCGGCTTGGATGGCGCAGGCAACCTGGCGCTGGCTGGCCATCGTGATGGCTTTTTCCGCCGGTTGGGGGAGTTGGCCCCCGGGGACGCCTTGTGGGTCACCGATGCGCAGGGTGAGCGGCGGCAATTTCTGGTTAACCACAGCGTGATCGTCGAACCCAATGAGGTTTGGGTACTGGCGCCTTCTGCCCCGTCAGAGCTGACCCTGATCACCTGTTATCCCTTCTATTTTCTTGGTAGCGCACCACAGCGCTACATCGTTAAAGCGGTCCGCTCTGCGGCACCGCAGCCTTGA
- a CDS encoding NlpC/P60 family protein, producing MRPIFVLLLLVLSGCAQSPAPVTGSVSHTQNNSPVQQLLKQQYSVWAGTPYRLGGASKRGVDCSALVQLTYREHFDVALPRTTEALAEVGRSIKRSAIGPGDLVFFKTGFSTRHVGMMLDDVRFLHASTSRGVIVSRLDNPYWAKHYWHARRVMSAHP from the coding sequence GTGCGCCCTATTTTCGTGCTACTCCTGCTGGTTTTGTCCGGTTGTGCCCAGTCGCCTGCTCCGGTAACGGGTTCGGTCAGCCACACTCAGAACAACAGTCCGGTACAACAGTTACTCAAGCAGCAATACTCGGTCTGGGCCGGTACCCCTTATCGGTTGGGTGGTGCCAGCAAGCGCGGGGTGGATTGCTCAGCGCTGGTGCAGCTGACCTATCGCGAACACTTTGATGTCGCCCTGCCCCGCACCACCGAAGCCCTGGCCGAAGTGGGCCGCTCCATCAAGCGCAGCGCCATCGGCCCGGGCGACCTGGTGTTCTTCAAAACCGGCTTCTCCACCCGTCACGTCGGGATGATGCTGGATGACGTTCGCTTCCTCCATGCCTCCACCAGCCGGGGCGTGATCGTCTCGCGCCTGGATAACCCCTACTGGGCCAAGCACTACTGGCACGCCCGGCGGGTGATGTCAGCGCATCCCTAA
- a CDS encoding ricin-type beta-trefoil lectin domain protein has product MDLSAIGSFAAGHRRHLGVVALVAFPLLSPSAALADSAESAVNQLAQGCYAIQSPTNGHYMRQFHQGGTVDDGLSYRFDAVDLADASHFYFKPSRAQHFMLTDRGGRFLASHLPAEVSAGRYPGEYAEWRISAEVGEGVQYRFHGIGLDRQLRHNYSGGGLYFFDLLNPNDNNSEASFTLVAQDDCEPFPEIMVNAEGDLDALKGDVSAPVRGLADPHTHITSYEFMGGKLMHGKPFHRWGVSHALPDSEPIHGPDGSLDLVGNLYAYGDANFRYDTRGWPDFPFWPNHVQLTHSGYYYKWMERAWAGGLRLMVTHLVENEVLCTAQATINPASWVNPNSCNTMESIQLQIQRMHEIEEYIDVQSGGPGQGFFRIVHSPEEARAVIADGKLAVLMGIEASEVFNCGEKDDCNRRQIEAQLQAVYDAGVRVLYPTHKFDNQLAGSRVEDGFINLGQVLSTGHFFETEECDAETRGNSFTSGFPLIGEVPVLKDILDGVGLNPQYDESIQHCNKHGLSEKGVYLVNRMIDMGMLIELDHMSAHTATEVMDIVEARGYSGVITSHSWMNGGTNGLHPNTVRLLEAGGFAAPYNSNANSVGGAIQRYLDVITNTPYLAGVGLGTDMSGLGGQAGPRSDSDVDPLLYPFTSEFGITFDRQQSGNRTFDFNQDGMAHYGMLADHIEDVRQQQGGAVYEAVMNSAEAYLQMWERAEAHDDPQYVNPLPTFVRIVNRESGRCMDIPGNGSEMVNGTDVILYDCEKNAWDQRWFYDETARQFQNKANRALCLDNRGQAYDGGEVVVWECVDSDNLRWDYDGRFIRSAHNPNIVADAYGTGNDSEIGQWSLHGKANQQWLLRPEMTIHRWVSLRDKRAGLCISAPESGAAGSPITVQACQNRPGQKWYFDPIAGTLRSDLAGNLCLSIPNGNAVEGQQLALAACDANAPEQAFDKEGKIFSARLASGQVLDASGEGAGAAVILYGRHDGDNQKWRSSL; this is encoded by the coding sequence ATGGACCTTTCCGCCATAGGCAGTTTTGCTGCCGGACATCGTCGCCATCTCGGCGTTGTCGCACTCGTCGCTTTCCCTTTGCTCTCTCCTTCGGCCGCGTTAGCGGATTCTGCTGAATCCGCAGTAAATCAGTTGGCTCAGGGCTGTTACGCCATCCAGTCACCCACCAATGGCCACTATATGCGCCAGTTTCATCAGGGAGGGACGGTGGATGATGGCCTGAGCTATCGCTTCGACGCGGTCGACCTGGCCGACGCCAGCCACTTCTATTTCAAGCCCAGTCGGGCCCAGCACTTTATGCTCACCGACCGGGGCGGCCGCTTTCTCGCCAGCCATCTGCCCGCCGAAGTGAGCGCCGGTCGCTACCCGGGTGAGTATGCGGAATGGCGCATCAGTGCTGAAGTTGGGGAAGGGGTGCAGTACCGATTCCACGGCATCGGCCTCGACCGTCAGTTGCGCCATAACTACAGCGGCGGTGGCCTCTACTTCTTTGACCTGCTGAACCCCAATGACAACAATTCCGAAGCCAGCTTTACACTGGTGGCGCAGGACGACTGTGAGCCTTTCCCCGAGATCATGGTCAATGCCGAGGGCGACCTGGATGCCCTGAAGGGCGATGTGTCGGCGCCGGTTCGCGGGCTGGCGGACCCCCACACCCACATCACGTCGTACGAGTTTATGGGCGGCAAGCTGATGCACGGCAAGCCGTTCCACCGCTGGGGTGTCAGTCATGCGCTGCCGGACAGTGAGCCGATCCACGGTCCTGATGGCTCGCTGGACCTTGTGGGCAACCTCTACGCCTACGGCGATGCCAACTTCCGCTACGACACGCGGGGTTGGCCGGATTTCCCGTTCTGGCCCAACCATGTGCAGCTGACCCACAGCGGCTACTACTACAAGTGGATGGAGCGCGCCTGGGCTGGCGGTCTGCGCCTGATGGTGACCCACCTGGTGGAAAACGAGGTGCTGTGTACGGCACAAGCCACCATCAATCCGGCCAGTTGGGTTAACCCGAATAGCTGCAACACCATGGAGAGCATCCAGTTGCAGATCCAGCGGATGCACGAGATTGAGGAGTACATCGACGTGCAGTCCGGCGGGCCCGGCCAGGGGTTCTTCCGTATTGTGCATTCGCCCGAGGAAGCGCGTGCGGTGATCGCCGATGGCAAACTGGCGGTGCTGATGGGCATCGAGGCTTCAGAGGTGTTCAACTGCGGCGAGAAGGACGACTGTAACCGCCGCCAGATTGAGGCCCAGCTGCAGGCGGTCTATGACGCGGGCGTGCGGGTGCTGTACCCAACCCACAAGTTCGACAACCAGCTGGCGGGCTCACGGGTTGAAGATGGCTTTATCAATCTCGGCCAGGTGCTGAGTACCGGCCATTTCTTTGAAACCGAAGAGTGTGATGCGGAGACTCGTGGCAACAGCTTTACCTCGGGCTTCCCGCTGATCGGCGAAGTGCCGGTGCTGAAAGACATTCTCGACGGCGTGGGGCTGAACCCCCAGTACGACGAGTCGATTCAGCACTGCAACAAGCATGGCCTGAGCGAAAAAGGGGTGTATCTGGTTAACCGCATGATCGACATGGGCATGCTGATCGAGCTTGACCACATGTCTGCCCATACCGCTACCGAGGTGATGGACATTGTTGAGGCGCGGGGCTACAGCGGGGTGATCACCTCCCACAGCTGGATGAACGGTGGCACCAACGGCCTGCACCCCAACACCGTACGTTTGCTGGAAGCCGGTGGCTTTGCTGCACCGTATAACAGCAACGCCAACTCAGTGGGAGGCGCCATCCAGCGCTACCTTGATGTCATCACCAACACCCCCTATCTGGCGGGCGTGGGGCTGGGCACCGACATGAGCGGGCTGGGCGGCCAGGCAGGCCCACGGAGCGATTCGGATGTCGACCCGCTGCTCTATCCCTTTACCAGTGAATTCGGCATTACCTTTGACCGTCAGCAGTCCGGCAACCGCACCTTCGATTTCAACCAGGACGGCATGGCCCACTACGGCATGCTGGCGGACCACATCGAAGATGTGCGCCAGCAACAGGGTGGGGCGGTGTACGAAGCGGTGATGAACTCCGCCGAAGCCTACCTGCAGATGTGGGAGCGGGCTGAAGCCCATGATGACCCGCAGTACGTGAATCCGCTGCCCACCTTTGTGCGCATCGTGAATCGTGAGTCCGGCCGCTGCATGGACATCCCCGGCAACGGCTCTGAGATGGTCAATGGCACCGATGTCATCCTCTATGACTGTGAGAAGAACGCCTGGGATCAACGCTGGTTCTACGATGAAACCGCCCGTCAGTTCCAGAACAAGGCCAATCGTGCGCTCTGCCTCGACAATCGTGGCCAAGCCTATGACGGCGGCGAAGTGGTGGTATGGGAGTGTGTCGACAGCGACAATCTGCGCTGGGACTACGATGGTCGGTTTATCCGCAGTGCTCACAACCCGAATATCGTTGCTGACGCCTATGGCACCGGCAACGATTCCGAGATCGGACAATGGAGTCTGCACGGCAAAGCCAATCAGCAGTGGCTGTTGCGTCCGGAGATGACCATCCATCGCTGGGTCAGCCTGCGGGACAAGCGCGCCGGCCTGTGCATCTCCGCACCCGAGTCCGGTGCGGCGGGCTCGCCCATTACGGTGCAGGCGTGCCAGAACCGTCCGGGTCAGAAGTGGTACTTCGACCCCATCGCAGGCACGCTGCGCAGTGATTTGGCCGGCAACCTGTGCCTGAGCATCCCCAACGGTAATGCCGTCGAGGGCCAACAGCTGGCACTGGCCGCCTGTGACGCCAATGCGCCGGAACAGGCGTTCGACAAGGAGGGTAAGATCTTCAGTGCTCGTCTGGCCTCGGGTCAGGTGCTGGATGCCTCCGGAGAGGGCGCGGGTGCCGCGGTTATCCTGTATGGCCGTCATGACGGCGATAACCAGAAGTGGCGCTCTAGTTTGTAA
- a CDS encoding DUF3943 domain-containing protein: MCGWLCLLLATLGAQAAAGQAEDNEAIYRPAITNSSWEQKTVSPVVYRAPYSVALFNAPHGEDRERLNSQSKLVGAFIVTTAGVLALLPSDFTQWEDSDEPLHKRWWDNVRAGPTWDRDEWYLNWLGHPYLGGMFYQVARKSGYRQWDAFIYSALMSTFGWEYGVEAFAEVPSIQDLVMTPLLGWVYGEWAFQKEREIIQRGSTVWGSRFLGNTALLFLDPIDALGASVNNLFGREVFIAGTGYWGYQEAPRATGESDKQVYLQLNYRLGSGKPVTGGRYVPSSAYTTHSKDPVDSSIISVSLGTTYLNLDSRWQVANGWAPTYTFGIHFYPSLSARLSYSRAKLNSTRGGSQVIYENYSADMQYYFRAQQQLRPFVTLGFGETLLEEEQDTSAFQWNGGLGLHLKLNRHWAFQMDWRHFYGTRNHHQDDLITGQVIYRFGRGENGQL; this comes from the coding sequence ATGTGTGGATGGCTGTGTCTGCTGCTGGCGACCCTCGGCGCCCAGGCAGCTGCCGGACAAGCTGAAGACAACGAGGCCATCTATCGTCCCGCCATCACCAACAGCAGCTGGGAGCAAAAAACCGTCTCTCCGGTGGTGTATCGCGCCCCCTACTCCGTCGCCCTGTTTAACGCCCCCCATGGTGAAGACCGCGAACGGCTCAACTCTCAATCCAAACTGGTAGGGGCATTTATTGTCACCACCGCAGGCGTTCTGGCGCTGCTGCCCAGCGACTTTACCCAGTGGGAGGATTCCGATGAGCCGCTGCATAAACGGTGGTGGGATAACGTCCGGGCCGGGCCAACCTGGGACCGGGACGAGTGGTATCTCAACTGGCTTGGTCACCCCTATCTCGGCGGCATGTTCTATCAGGTGGCCCGCAAGTCGGGATATCGACAATGGGACGCCTTTATCTACTCCGCGCTGATGTCGACCTTTGGTTGGGAATACGGGGTGGAAGCCTTTGCCGAGGTGCCCTCCATTCAGGACTTGGTGATGACACCCCTGCTGGGCTGGGTCTATGGTGAATGGGCCTTTCAGAAAGAGCGGGAGATCATCCAGCGCGGCAGTACTGTGTGGGGTTCACGCTTTCTGGGCAATACCGCCCTGCTGTTTCTGGACCCCATTGATGCACTCGGTGCGTCGGTGAACAACCTGTTCGGGCGGGAGGTGTTTATTGCCGGAACCGGTTATTGGGGTTATCAGGAAGCGCCCCGGGCAACCGGCGAAAGCGACAAGCAGGTCTACCTGCAACTGAACTACCGGTTGGGGTCAGGAAAACCGGTCACCGGCGGGCGGTACGTCCCCTCAAGCGCCTACACCACCCACAGTAAAGACCCGGTGGACTCCAGCATCATCAGTGTCTCCCTGGGCACCACTTACCTGAATCTGGACAGCCGCTGGCAGGTGGCCAACGGTTGGGCCCCCACCTACACCTTCGGCATCCATTTCTACCCCTCTCTCTCCGCCCGTTTAAGCTATTCCCGCGCCAAATTGAACTCGACCCGTGGCGGCAGCCAGGTCATCTATGAAAACTACAGTGCCGACATGCAGTACTACTTCCGTGCTCAGCAGCAACTCCGGCCCTTTGTCACCCTGGGGTTCGGTGAAACTCTGCTGGAGGAGGAGCAGGATACCAGTGCATTCCAGTGGAATGGCGGGTTGGGCCTGCACCTCAAGCTCAACCGCCATTGGGCCTTTCAGATGGACTGGCGCCACTTCTACGGCACCCGAAACCATCATCAGGATGACCTCATTACCGGCCAAGTCATCTACCGTTTCGGGCGAGGCGAAAACGGGCAACTTTAA